CGACCTGATCGTCCGCATTCCCCAGATCGCCGCGGCCGACCGGCCGCTGCTCGATGCGGGCCTGGGCCTGTTGGGCCTGACCTTCCTGATCAAGGCGGGCATGTGGCCGATCAGCTTCTGGCTGCCGGGGGCCTATTCGGTGGCGACGGCGCCGGTGGCGGCGATGTTTGCCATTATGACCAAGGTGGGGGTCTATGCCCTGCTGCGCCTGTCCTACCTGCTGTTCGCCGCCGAGGCGGATGGCGTGCTGGGCTTCAGCCACAATGTGCTGTTCATCGGCGGTGTCGCCACCCTGGCCTTCGGCACCGTGGGCGTGCTGGCCGCCCAGACCAGCATGCGCCTGGCCAGCTATCTGGTGCTGGTCTCGTCGGGCACGCTGCTGGCCGGCATCGGCTTTGGCGGCGTGGCCGTGATGAGCGGCGCCCTGTTCTATCTGGTGGTCTCGACCTTTGCGATCGGGGCGCTGTTCCTGCTGATCGAAATCATCGAGCGCTCGCGCATTGTCGGCGCCGACGTGCTGGCCGTTACCATGGAAGCATTCGGCGACCGGGAAGAGGAGGCGGAGCCCGAGCCACAGGAGCCCGGTCTCATCATTCCCGCCAGCACGGCCTTTCTGGGCATCAGCTTCGGCATCTGCTGCCTGCTGCTGGCCGGCCTGCCGCCGCTATCGGGGTTCCTGGCCAAGTTCGCCATGCTCAGCACGGCGCTGGACGGGCCTGACGGGCCGACGGCGCGGTCGTGGTGGCTGATGGGGACGCTGATCGTGTCGGGCCTCGCCGTGCTGATCGCCATGGCGCGCAGCGGCATCAACATCTTCTGGGCGACGCTGGAGCCCGGCGCGGCGCAGGCGCGCATCAGCGAGATCCTGCCCATCGTCGTGCTGCTGACGCTGTGCATTGCACTCAGCATCGTGCCGGCGCCGGTGCTGGCCTATATGGAGAGCTCGGCGGCACTGGTCAGCGTGCCCGAACTCTATGTGCTCGAGGTGATGCGACCCCTGGCGGACGCCAGCGTGATCGAGGAAACCCTTCCATGAGAAGAGTATTTCCCCATCCCCTGCTGATGATCAGCCTGACGCTGATGTGGCTGCTGCTGCAGCAATCGGCTGGCCTGGGCCATGTGCTGCTGGGCCTTGTCGTGGCCTGGGCGGCGTCGCATGCCATGGCGCGCCTGCTGCCGCACAAGCCGCGGATCCGCCGACCCGACCTGATGGTGCGGCTCATCATCGCGGCGGTCGCCGACATCTTCCGCTCCAATATCGCGGTGAGCCGCATCATTCTGGCCGGTTCGACGCGCCAGACCACGGCCGGGTTCATCACCATGCCGCTCGAGCTCAAGGATCCCGCGGCCCTTGCCGTATTGTCGTGCATCCTGACCGCCACGCCGGGCAGCGCCTGGCTGGAATACAATCCCGTCGACAGCAGCGTGCTTATCCACGTGCTCGACCTGATCGACGAACAGGCCTGGATCGACACGGTCAAGCGCCGCTACGAAACCCTGCTGCTGGAGATCTTCCAATGAGCGCCACCATCCTGTTCTGGAGCATCGCCGTGGCCCAGGTGCTACTGGCAGCAGCCATGGTGGTGACGCTTTATCGGCTGGTCATCGGCCCACGTGCGCAGGATCGCGTGCTGAGCCTCGACGCCATGTATGTCATCGCCATGCTGCTGCTGGTCACCTTCGGCATGCGCGTGGGCAGTGTTATCTATTTCGAGGTGGCGCTGCTGATTGGTCTTTTGGGCTTTGTGGGCACGGTGGCACTCGCCAAATTCCTCATGCGCGGCGAGGTGATCGAATGAGCTTTGACGACGTGCCGCTCTGGGCGGCGATCCTGGTCTCGGCCCTGGTGCTGATGGGGGCCGTGTTGACGCTCATCGGGGCCATCGGCCTTACCCGCATGCCATCCTTCTACCAGCGCATTCACATGCCCACTTTGGGCACCAGCTTTGGCGCCATCGGCGTGCTGGCCGCCTCGGCCATTCTTTCCACCATCGGGGAAGAGCGGCTCATCGCGCATGAATTCCTGATCTTCATCTTTGTCAGCGTGACGACGCCGGTGACGCTGATGCTGCTGGCGCGGGCGGCGCTGCATCGTGATCGCGTCGAGGGATCAATAGAGGTGCCGGCGGTCGTCGTGCGGCCGGTCGATCAATAGCTCAGACGTCCGCGTCGACCCGGCGCAGGACCTCGATCACGCCGTCGGCGGAATCGGCCTGGCGCAGCGCGTTCATGACCTGGTCCTGCCGGGCGAACTTGGCAATGCCCGAGAGCACCTTGAGCTGGTCGCCACCCGACTGCTCGGGCATCAGCAGCATCAGCACGATATCGACCTTTTCCTGGTCGACGGCTTCGAAATCGATCGGCCGGGACAAGGTCGCCAGCAGGCCAAGGGTCTTGTCGAGGTGTTCGATGCGGGCATGCGGGATGGCAATGCCATTGCCCAGGCCGGTCGAACCCAGTTCCTCGCGGGCGGCAACGGCCCGGCTGCACAGCTGCCGATTGACCAGACCCAGTTCGGCCGCGCGCTCGGAGAGAAAGCCCAGCAGCTCTTTTCGGCTGGAAACATCCACGTTTACGAAGATGCGCTCACTCGGAAACAAGTCGATTAGCTTCATGCGTGATGATGGTCCAGTTCACAGCGTCACCATGGGTAGACCACAGGGTGCCGCGCGAGTCCATTGACCGGGCTTGCCGAACCGGGCGTGACAAACGGTTCCCCACCGGTGCGCTGTCTCGCCCTCCGACGCTAACATGTTAGCAATGGCCTTTACCGGCGAATTCCCGTATGGCGACAGCAGCTGCGTCCCGAGTGCCCGCCATGCCCCTGCCCCGCTTCATCGCCGTCATCGATATCGGCAAGACCAATGCCAAGGTGGTGTTGATCGATGCCCATACCAAGCAGCAGCTGGCGGCGCGCAGCACGCCCAATAGTGTCCGGCAGGACGGGCCCTATCCGCATGCCGATGTGGAGCGGCTCTGGGCCTTCATCCTCGAGAGCCTGAGTGCCCTGCAGGTCGAGCATGGGGTGGACGGGATTTCCATCACCACCCATGGCGCCACCGCGGCGCTACTGGCCGCCGATCAGTTGGCGCTGCCCGTGCTGGACTATGAATTTGCCGGGCCAGCGTCCAGTGCAGCGGCATATGGCGCCGTGCGGCCGGACTTTGCCGAGACGCTGTCGCCGTCTTTGCCCAATGGGCTCAATATCGGGGCGCAGCTGTTCTGGCAGCGCCAGGCTTTTGCCGCAGAATTTGCCACCGTCACCGCTATCCTGACCTATCCACAATACTGGGCCTGGCGGCTGACCGGCGTGATGGCCAGCGAAGTGACCTCGCTGGGCTGCCATAGCGATCTGTGGGCGCCCGAACAGGGCGATTTCTCCAGCCTCGTCACCAGCCAGGGCTGGCGCGCGCTGTTCCCGGCGGTGCGGCCGGCGGCCTCGGTGCTGGGCCCGATCAAGGGCGAGATTGCCAGCACGACCGGCTTGCGCGCCGAAACGCCGGTGACCTGCGGCATTCACGATTCCAACGCCTCGCTGCTGCCCCATCTGGGCGCCCATGCCGAGCCCTTCACCATCCTCTCCACCGGCACTTGGGCCATCGCCATGACCGTGGGCGGCGACACCAGCCAGCTCGATCCGGCGCGCGACAGCCTCGCCAATGTCGATGCGCATGGACGGCCCGTGCCGACGGCGCGCTTCATGGGCGGGCGCGAATTCGACATGCTGGCGCCCGGCGCCGTGACGCCGAGCGACGCCGATGTGGATGCGGTGATTACCGGCGACATCCAGGCTTTGCCCAGCTTCATGCCGGGCGTCGGCCCCTTCCCTAGCCATGTCGGCTGCTGGACCGGCGATGCCGATGCGCTCAGCCCGGGCCAGCGCACAGCGGCCGTGTCACTCTATCTGGCGCTGGTCACCCAGGCGTGCCTCGGCCTCTGCGGCCTGGGCCAGCAGATCATCATTGAGGGCCCGCTGGCGCGCAACGGCCTGTTCGCGGCAACTCTGGCCGCGCTGACCGGCGTGCCGGTGCTGGCCTCGGGTGATGCCACCGGCACCAGCCTGGGCGCCAGCATGCTGTTTGGCGGCACCGCCGGCAAACCCTCGGGCGTGCCGGTAGCGCCGCTAGACCACAAAGGCCTGCCTGCCTATGCTGCGCGCTGGGCCAGCCGGCTGGGCTGATCGGGGGAGCCATAAGGCGCCCGGGGGCGTTGCCTCCAGAGCCTGCTCACCCCGGAGCGGCGCAGACGGAGGATGGCATGGACAGGCAACAGCATCGCGTGGTGATCGTGGGCGGCGGCTTTGGCGGGCTGGCGGCGGCCAAGGCCCTCAACCATGCCGATGTCGAGCTCGTGGTCATCGACCGGCGCAATCATCACCTGTTCCAGCCTCTGCTCTATCAGGTGGCCACCGCCGCCTTGAGCCCCTCGGAAATTGCCTGGCCGATCCGCCACCTGCTGCGCCGGCAGAAGAATGCAAGGGTGCTGATGGCGACGGTAACGGGGGTGGACACTGAGGCGCGCGCGGTGCTGCTGGAGGATGGCAGCCGCGAGCGGTTTGACACGCTGATCCTGGCGACCGGCGCCCACCATGCCTATTTCGGCAATGATCAGTGGGAGGCGTTCGCGCCCGGGCTCAAGACCGTGGAAGACGCCACCGCCATAAGACGCAAGCTGCTGCTGGCGCTCGAAGCCGCCGAGCGCGAAACCGATCCGCAAAAGCGCCGGGCGCTGCTGACCTTTGCCATTATCGGGGCCGGGCCGACCGGGGTCGAGATGGCCGGCGCGATCATCGAGCTGGGCCGCGCCAGCATCAAGGGCGAGTTCAACTCGATCACCGCCGCCGACCTGCGCGTGGTGATCATCGAGGGGATCGACCGGGTGCTGAGCAATTTCCATCCCGAGCTGTCGGACTATACCCTCAAGGCGCTGCGCGACATGGGCGTCGAGGTCGAGCTGGGCCAGATGGTGTCGGCCATCGATGCCGACGGCGTCAGCTATGGCGACAAGCGGCTCGACACCAAGACCATCATCTGGGCTGCCGGCGTGGCCGCCTCGCCAGTCGCCAAATGGCTGGGCATCGAAGGCGACAAGGCCGGCCGGGTCAAGGTCGCGCCAGACCTGTCGGTGCCGGGC
This sequence is a window from Devosia beringensis. Protein-coding genes within it:
- a CDS encoding monovalent cation/H+ antiporter subunit D, whose product is MNFLDHLVIFPILLPLATAILVTLIDERFATLKIVISLTATALLVCSALLLVIPTVHLGPSDSELIKTYALGDWPMPFGIVLVADRLSVLMVLVTSILGMATLTFSLARWYSAGANFPAILQLLLMGLNGAFLTGDLFNLFVFFEVMLAASYGLLLHGSGTARVKAALHYIAVNLVASFLFLISAALIYGITGTLNMADLIVRIPQIAAADRPLLDAGLGLLGLTFLIKAGMWPISFWLPGAYSVATAPVAAMFAIMTKVGVYALLRLSYLLFAAEADGVLGFSHNVLFIGGVATLAFGTVGVLAAQTSMRLASYLVLVSSGTLLAGIGFGGVAVMSGALFYLVVSTFAIGALFLLIEIIERSRIVGADVLAVTMEAFGDREEEAEPEPQEPGLIIPASTAFLGISFGICCLLLAGLPPLSGFLAKFAMLSTALDGPDGPTARSWWLMGTLIVSGLAVLIAMARSGINIFWATLEPGAAQARISEILPIVVLLTLCIALSIVPAPVLAYMESSAALVSVPELYVLEVMRPLADASVIEETLP
- the mnhG gene encoding monovalent cation/H(+) antiporter subunit G yields the protein MSFDDVPLWAAILVSALVLMGAVLTLIGAIGLTRMPSFYQRIHMPTLGTSFGAIGVLAASAILSTIGEERLIAHEFLIFIFVSVTTPVTLMLLARAALHRDRVEGSIEVPAVVVRPVDQ
- a CDS encoding PTS sugar transporter subunit IIA — protein: MKLIDLFPSERIFVNVDVSSRKELLGFLSERAAELGLVNRQLCSRAVAAREELGSTGLGNGIAIPHARIEHLDKTLGLLATLSRPIDFEAVDQEKVDIVLMLLMPEQSGGDQLKVLSGIAKFARQDQVMNALRQADSADGVIEVLRRVDADV
- a CDS encoding NAD(P)/FAD-dependent oxidoreductase, yielding MDRQQHRVVIVGGGFGGLAAAKALNHADVELVVIDRRNHHLFQPLLYQVATAALSPSEIAWPIRHLLRRQKNARVLMATVTGVDTEARAVLLEDGSRERFDTLILATGAHHAYFGNDQWEAFAPGLKTVEDATAIRRKLLLALEAAERETDPQKRRALLTFAIIGAGPTGVEMAGAIIELGRASIKGEFNSITAADLRVVIIEGIDRVLSNFHPELSDYTLKALRDMGVEVELGQMVSAIDADGVSYGDKRLDTKTIIWAAGVAASPVAKWLGIEGDKAGRVKVAPDLSVPGLPGIYVIGDVASLKRDNGKPVPGIAPAAKQAGEHVARIIRQRLGGDTAPLPFAYKHAGDLATIGKSSAVIDFGWIKLKGWLAWWVWGFAHIYFLVETRTRIIITMSWLWIYLSGHRSARLITHGHADERAPLKEVDEG
- a CDS encoding K+/H+ antiporter subunit F produces the protein MSATILFWSIAVAQVLLAAAMVVTLYRLVIGPRAQDRVLSLDAMYVIAMLLLVTFGMRVGSVIYFEVALLIGLLGFVGTVALAKFLMRGEVIE
- a CDS encoding FGGY-family carbohydrate kinase; the encoded protein is MPLPRFIAVIDIGKTNAKVVLIDAHTKQQLAARSTPNSVRQDGPYPHADVERLWAFILESLSALQVEHGVDGISITTHGATAALLAADQLALPVLDYEFAGPASSAAAYGAVRPDFAETLSPSLPNGLNIGAQLFWQRQAFAAEFATVTAILTYPQYWAWRLTGVMASEVTSLGCHSDLWAPEQGDFSSLVTSQGWRALFPAVRPAASVLGPIKGEIASTTGLRAETPVTCGIHDSNASLLPHLGAHAEPFTILSTGTWAIAMTVGGDTSQLDPARDSLANVDAHGRPVPTARFMGGREFDMLAPGAVTPSDADVDAVITGDIQALPSFMPGVGPFPSHVGCWTGDADALSPGQRTAAVSLYLALVTQACLGLCGLGQQIIIEGPLARNGLFAATLAALTGVPVLASGDATGTSLGASMLFGGTAGKPSGVPVAPLDHKGLPAYAARWASRLG
- a CDS encoding Na+/H+ antiporter subunit E, with product MRRVFPHPLLMISLTLMWLLLQQSAGLGHVLLGLVVAWAASHAMARLLPHKPRIRRPDLMVRLIIAAVADIFRSNIAVSRIILAGSTRQTTAGFITMPLELKDPAALAVLSCILTATPGSAWLEYNPVDSSVLIHVLDLIDEQAWIDTVKRRYETLLLEIFQ